The following is a genomic window from Bosea sp. RAC05.
GAAATCGAGATCGAAGCCGTTCTCGATCGCGGTGCGGAAGATCACGTCCAGCGCAGCGTCGAGTTCGGGGATCATGTAGCTGACGCAGCCGAACAGGCGGTCGCCATGCGCCTTCACCGCCGCGACCACGTCGCGAACATGGGCCGCATCCAGCGCGAACTGGATGCCGAAGAGCGGCGAGCCCTGGATCGCGATCCGCCCGGCCCATTCCGCCCGCAGCTCCGCCAGCACCGGCCAGGAAAGGCCGATCTGCTTTCCGAGCGAATCGATATGCGTCCGCACGGCCACCGTGCCATGCGCCAGGGCGCAGCGCAGGCCGAACGCCATCCGCGCGCGGACATCGCTGGCCGACCAGTTCGCCTCGCGGTCGGCCATCACGCTGTTCAGCGCGCCCATGAAGCTGCCATCGGGATTGCGCTGCCGCGGCCAGATATGGCCCTTGTCGAGATGGACATGGCAGTCGACCAGGCGCGGCAGCACGATGCCGCCGTCGAGATCGAGCACAGGGCCGTCCTGCAGCCCCTCCGTGCCTGCCGGCAGGATAGAGGCGATCCGCCCCTCCTCAACCGCAAGGTCGACCAGCGTCAGCCCGTCGCGGTCGGCGGCGAGCCCGCCCGCCGCGACGAGACAGAGCGGCACGCGGGCCTGCGTCAGACGAAATGACGGCGCGGACGGCACAGCGGCGAAACCGGTACTCACGGGAACAGCATCTCCATCGGCCTCGCCATGCACGATCGATACCGGCGCGCTTGACGGCGGGCAAGCCGGCGCCGCATGAGGGCGGCTTCCCGCCGATGGAGAGTGTCCCCATGCCGCAGGCCAGACTGATCGATGGCAAGGCCATCGCCGCCGCCTTGCGCGGCGAGATCGCGACCGAGGTCGCCGGCATCAGAGCGGCGAGCGGCAAGGTGCCGGGCCTGCATGTGGTGCTGGTCGGCGACGATCCCGCCAGCCGCGTCTATGTCGCGTCCAAGGAGAAGCTGGCGGTCGAGGTCGGCATGAACTCGGTCGCCCACCGCCTGCCGGCCGAGACGACCCAGGCCGCACTGCTGGCCAAGCTCGCCGAGCTCAACGCCGACGACGCGGTCGACGGCATCCTCGTGCAGCTGCCGCTGCCGAAGCATCTCGACACCGCCGCCGTGATCGACGCCATCGACCCCGCCAAGGATGTCGACGGGCTGCATCCGATCAATGCCGGCCGCCTTGCCGGCGGCAAGATCGACCCCGAGCAGCTGCTCGTGCCCTGCACGCCGCTGGGCTCCATGCTGCTGCTGAAGAGCGTCCTGCCCGCGCTCGCGGGCCTCGAGGCGGTGGTGATCGGCCGCTCCGAACTCGTCGGCCGTCCCGTCGCCCAGTTGCTGCTTCAGGCCGACTGCACGGTGACCATCGCCCATTCGCGCACCAGGGACCTGGCTGCCGTGGTGCGCCGCGCCGACATCGTCGTCGCCGCCGTCGGACGCCCCGGCTTCGTCAGAGGCGAGTGGATCAAGCCCGGCGCCACCGTCATCGATGTCGGCATCAACCGCCTGCCCGACGGCAAGCTGACCGGCGACGTCGCCTTCGCGGAAGCCGCCGAGATCGCGGGCGCGATCACCCCCGTCCCCGGCGGCGTCGGCCCGATGACGATCGCCTGCCTGCTGCGCAACACGCTGACGGCGTTCAAGGCGCGGAGGGGGTAGGCTTTTCGGTCGCCAAAACAGAGCGAGCCCTCATCCTGAGGAGCCGCGAAGCGGCGTCTCGAAGGATGATTCCAGCACGCTCTGGAGCATCCTTCGAGACGCAACCTTAAGGCTGCTCCTCAGGATGAGGGCTCTCATGGGAACCGCGCCCGAGCGGCGCGGTTCGTCGATACCTCACATATGGATCTGGCGCTTCTCGACGGCCATCGCCGCTTCCTTGACCGTCTCGGCCAGCGTCGGATGGGCGTGGCAGGTGCGGGCGAGGTCTTCCGACGAGCCGCCGAACTCCATCAGCACGGTCACTTCGGCGATCAGATCGCCCGCGCGGGGCCCGATGATGTGGCAACCCAGGACGCGATCGGTCTTGGCATCGGCCAGCACCTTCACGAAGCCGTCGGTCTGGCGCATCGCGCGGGCGCGGCCATTGGCGGTGAAGGGGAACTTGCCGACCTTGTAGTCGACGCCCGCGGCCTTCAGCTCCTCCTCGGTCTTGCCGAGCGAAGCGACCTCCGGCGAGGTGTAGACGACGCCGGGGATCGCGTCGTAGTTCACATGGCCGTGCTTGCCGGCGATGATCTCGGCGACCGCGACGCCCTCGTCCTCGGCCTTGTGCGCCAGCATCGGGCCGCGCACCACGTCGCCGATGGCGTAGATGCCCGCGACATTGGTCTTGAAATGATCATCGATGACGACGCGGCCCCGCTCGGTCGCGACGCCCGCACCCTCCAGCCCGAGCCCGTCCGTGTTCGGGCGGCGGCCGATCGCCACCAGCACGATGTCAGCGGCCAGCGTGCTCGCCTCACCGCCGGCCGAGGGCTCGACCGTCAGCGTCGCGCCGCCCTTCTTGCCCGTCTCGACCTTGGTGACCTTGGCACCGAGGCGGAAGCTGAAGCCCTGCTTCTCCAGGATGCGCTGGAACTGCTTGGCGACCTCGGCGTCCATGCCCGGGAGGATGCGGTCGAGATATTCGATCACGGTGACCTTGGCGCCGAGCCGGCCCCAGACCGAACCGATCTCGAGGCCGATCACGCCCGCGCCGACCACGACCAGCTCCTTGGGAACGGCGGCGAGTTCGAGCGCCCCCGTCGAGGTCACGACCGTCTTCTCGTCGACCGTCACGCCCGGCAGACCGGCGGCCTCCGAGCCGGTGGCGATGACGATGTTCTTGGTCTCGAGCTCCTTCGTGGAGCCGTCCTCGGCGGTGACGACGACCTTGCCGGCGCCGGGGATCGAGGCGGTGCCGTGGAAGGGCTCGATCTTGTTCTTTTTCAGCAGGAAGGCGACGCCGTTGACGTTGGCGTCCACCGTCTCCTGCTTGTGCGCGAACATCGCCTTCAGGTCGAGCTTGGGCTGGCCGACGACGATGCCGAGCTTGGCGAAGCTGTGGCCGGCCTCCTCGAACATCTCGGAGGCGTGCAGCATCGCCTTGGAGGGGATGCAGCCGACATTGAGGCAGGTGCCGCCATGCGTCTTGCGCTTCTCGACCACCGCGACCTTGAGGCCGAGCTGGGCGGCGCGGATGGCACAGACATAGCCGCCGGGGCCGGTACCGATGACGACGAGATCGTAGGACATGGGTTTCTCTCGTGAAATTCAGGCGAGGATATCAGGTTCGGGAGCAGGATGGGCCCGTGATCGGGCGGAAGAGACCGGGACGGATGGCCATGGACGTCTCCCTTGCCTTCAGTAGACCGCCCGCACGGCCATCAGCATCAGCCCGGCGAGCGAGACGAGCCAGACCAGCGTCCGAAGATGCGGGACACCGGCGAGATAGAGCGGCAGGTAGACCACCCGCGCCGCCAGCCAGACCAGCCCGCCGAGCAGCCCGATCCCATCGGCCCGCTGCAGCACCATCAGCATCGCGACCAGCAGGACGAAGGCCGGGAACGTCTCCTGGAAGTTTCGCAGCGCGCGCTCGGCGCGTCCGGCGATCCTTCCCGTGGGAGCACTCCCCTCGTCGCGCGGTCCGGCATTCCAGGCCGAACCGCGTTCCAGCGTGACGCTCACCACCTGCGCGGCGATGTGGACGAGCAGGAGGACGACGCCCGCGACGCCCAGCGCCGCCATGGCTGCGCCGCCCTGCACGGCCGAAGCCTCAGAGATCCAGCACGAGACGCGCCGGGTCCTCCAGGGCCTCCTTGATGCGGACGAGGAAGGTCACCGCCTCCTTGCCGTCGATGATGCGGTGGTCATAGCTGACCGCCAGATACATCATCGGCCGCACAACGATCTGGCCGCCAACGACCATCGGGCGCTCCTGGATCTTGTGCATGCCCAGGATCGCCGACTGCGGCGCGTTCAGGATCGGCGTCGACATCAGCGAGCCGTAGACGCCGCCATTCGAGATGGTGAAGGTGCCGCCCTGCATGTCCTCGATCTTGAGGGCGCCCTCGCGGGCCTTCTTGCCGAGCACGCCGATCGCCTTCTCGACGCCGGCGATGGAGAGCTGGTCGGCATCGCGCACGACCGGCACGACAAGGCCCTTGTCGGTGCCGACGGCCACCGCGACATGGTAGTAGTTCTTGTAGATGATGTCCGTGCCGTCGATCTCGGCGTTGACGGAGGGGATCTCCTTCAGCGCCTGCACGCAGGCCTTCACGAAGAAGCCCATGAAGCCGAGCTTCACGCCGTGCTTCTTCTCGAACACGTCCTTGTACTGGTTGCGCAGCGCCATCACCGCCGACATGTCCACCTCGTTGAAGGTGGTCAGCATCGCGGCCGTCGCCTGGGCGTCCTTGAGGCGGCGCGCGATGGTCTGGCGCAGCTTGGTCATCTTCACGCGCTCTTCGCGCGAGGCGTCGTCCACCGGCGACGGCGCACGCACCTGGACGGGCGCGGCCGGGGCGGAGGCGGCAACCGCGGGACCGGTGGCGATCGCGGCCAGCATGTCGCCCTTGGTGACGCGGCCGTCCTTGCCGGACGCGGCGACCTTGGACGGGTCGACGCCGCTCTCGGCCGCCAGCCGCGAGACGGCCGGGCCGGAATCGGCGGACTTCGTGGCAGGCTTAATCTCGCTGTCGCCGGCCACGGCGCCGGACTTCGCCTCGGCGGCGGCGCCCGTCGTCTCGCCGGCCTTGCCGGAGGCCTGCGCCACGGCGGCGTCGGCCTTCTTCTCCTCGGCCTTGGCGGCGCCCGCGCCACCGGCCGAGATCATGCCCAGGAGCGCGCTGACACCGACGGTGTCGCCTTCCTTGGCGACGATCTCGCCGAGCACGCCGGCGGCCGGCGCGTTGACCTCGAGCGTCACCTTGTCGGTCTCGAGCTCGACCAGCGGCTCGTCGGCCTTGACCGTGTCGCCGGGCTTCTTGAACCACTTGCCGATCGTGGCCTCGGAGACGGATTCGCCGAGGGTGGGTACGCGGATTTCGGTCGCCATGTCAGGCCTCTGTTCTGTTCTGTCTGACGTTTTGGGTGTCTGGGCGTCAGCCGGCGAAGGCTTCGTCCAGGAAGGCGTTGAGCTGGGCGAGATGCTTGGACATCAGGCCGGTCGCGGTCGCGGCCGAGGCCGGGCGGCCGACATAGCGCGGCCGCTTCGTCTTCGCGCCGGCATGGCCCAGCACCCACTCCAGATAGGGCTCGACGAAGGTCCAGGAGCCCATGTTCTTCGGCTCCTCCTGGCACCAGACCACGTCGGCGCCCTTGAAGCGCGCCAGCTCCTGCGCCAGCGACTTCAGCGGGAAGGGATAGAGCTGCTCGACGCGCATCAGGTAGACATCGTCGATGCCGCGCTTCTCGCGCTCGTCCAGCAGGTCGAAATAGACCTTGCCCGAGCAGAGGATGACGCGCCGGATCTTCGAATCCTTGACCAGCTTGGTCGTCGAGTTGCCGCGCTCGGCGTCGTCGTGCAGCACGCGGTGGAAGGTCGAGCCTTCCGCCAGTTCCTCCAGCGTCGAGACGCAGCGCTTGTGGCGCAGCAGCGACTTCGGCGTCATCAGGATCAGCGGCTTGCGGAAGTCGCGCTTCAGCTGGCGGCGCAGGATGTGGAAATAGCTCGCCGGCGTCGAGCAGTTCGCCACCTGCATGTTGTCCTCGGCACACATCTGCAGGAAGCGCTCGAGACGGGCCGACGAGTGCTCCGGCCCCTGGCCCTCATAGCCATGCGGCAAGAGGCAGACGAGGCCCGACATGCGCAGCCACTTGCGCTCGCCCGACGAGATGAACTGGTCGAACACGACCTGCGCGCCGTTGGCGAAGTCGCCGAACTGCGCCTCCCACATCGTCAGCGCGTTCGGCTCCGACAGCGAGTAGCCGTATTCGAAGCCGAGCACGGCCTCCTCCGAGAGCATCGAATTGATGACCTCGTAGCGGGACTGGCCCTCGCGGATATGGTTCAGCGAGGTATGACGGGCTTCCGTCTCCTGGTCGATCAGCACCGAATGGCGCTGTGAAAAGGTGCCGCGCTCGCAATCCTGGCCCGACAGGCGCACCGGGTTGCCGTCGAGCAGCAGCGAGCCGAAGGCCAGCGCCTCGGCGGTCGCCCAGTCGATGCCCTGCCCGGTCTCGACCGCCTTGCGGCGGTTGTCGAGGAAGCGCTGGATCGTCTTGTGGACGTTGAAGCCCGGCGGCACCGCCGTGATCTTCTCGGTGATCTCGCGCAGCACGTTGGCCTCGACGCCGGTGGCGCCGCGGCGCGGATCGTCCTCGTCGGCGCGGATCGCCTTCATGCCGGCCCAGCGGCCGTCGAGCCAGTCGGCCTTGTTGGGCTTGAAGGCCTGGCCGGCGTCGAACTCGATCTCGAGCTTGGCCTTCCAGGCGGCGCGTGCCTCGTCGACCTCGCCGGGCTGGATCACGCCCTCGGCC
Proteins encoded in this region:
- a CDS encoding cytosine deaminase, with the translated sequence MSTGFAAVPSAPSFRLTQARVPLCLVAAGGLAADRDGLTLVDLAVEEGRIASILPAGTEGLQDGPVLDLDGGIVLPRLVDCHVHLDKGHIWPRQRNPDGSFMGALNSVMADREANWSASDVRARMAFGLRCALAHGTVAVRTHIDSLGKQIGLSWPVLAELRAEWAGRIAIQGSPLFGIQFALDAAHVRDVVAAVKAHGDRLFGCVSYMIPELDAALDVIFRTAIENGFDLDFHVDETNDPAARSLEHIADAAMRHRFTGKILAGHCCSLALQEPQAEARIIAKVREAGIAVVSLPMCNMYLQDRTPGRTPRWRGVTALHELKAAGVPVMIASDNTRDPFYAYGDLDLIEVLREGTRILQLDHAGTDWANAVARTPASIMGLDGKGVLSPGGPADLILTRARDWTEFFARPQSDRTVLVAGRAIDTTLPDHRELDHLMGGRS
- the folD gene encoding bifunctional methylenetetrahydrofolate dehydrogenase/methenyltetrahydrofolate cyclohydrolase FolD, whose product is MPQARLIDGKAIAAALRGEIATEVAGIRAASGKVPGLHVVLVGDDPASRVYVASKEKLAVEVGMNSVAHRLPAETTQAALLAKLAELNADDAVDGILVQLPLPKHLDTAAVIDAIDPAKDVDGLHPINAGRLAGGKIDPEQLLVPCTPLGSMLLLKSVLPALAGLEAVVIGRSELVGRPVAQLLLQADCTVTIAHSRTRDLAAVVRRADIVVAAVGRPGFVRGEWIKPGATVIDVGINRLPDGKLTGDVAFAEAAEIAGAITPVPGGVGPMTIACLLRNTLTAFKARRG
- the lpdA gene encoding dihydrolipoyl dehydrogenase produces the protein MSYDLVVIGTGPGGYVCAIRAAQLGLKVAVVEKRKTHGGTCLNVGCIPSKAMLHASEMFEEAGHSFAKLGIVVGQPKLDLKAMFAHKQETVDANVNGVAFLLKKNKIEPFHGTASIPGAGKVVVTAEDGSTKELETKNIVIATGSEAAGLPGVTVDEKTVVTSTGALELAAVPKELVVVGAGVIGLEIGSVWGRLGAKVTVIEYLDRILPGMDAEVAKQFQRILEKQGFSFRLGAKVTKVETGKKGGATLTVEPSAGGEASTLAADIVLVAIGRRPNTDGLGLEGAGVATERGRVVIDDHFKTNVAGIYAIGDVVRGPMLAHKAEDEGVAVAEIIAGKHGHVNYDAIPGVVYTSPEVASLGKTEEELKAAGVDYKVGKFPFTANGRARAMRQTDGFVKVLADAKTDRVLGCHIIGPRAGDLIAEVTVLMEFGGSSEDLARTCHAHPTLAETVKEAAMAVEKRQIHM
- a CDS encoding MAPEG family protein; protein product: MAALGVAGVVLLLVHIAAQVVSVTLERGSAWNAGPRDEGSAPTGRIAGRAERALRNFQETFPAFVLLVAMLMVLQRADGIGLLGGLVWLAARVVYLPLYLAGVPHLRTLVWLVSLAGLMLMAVRAVY
- the odhB gene encoding 2-oxoglutarate dehydrogenase complex dihydrolipoyllysine-residue succinyltransferase, whose protein sequence is MATEIRVPTLGESVSEATIGKWFKKPGDTVKADEPLVELETDKVTLEVNAPAAGVLGEIVAKEGDTVGVSALLGMISAGGAGAAKAEEKKADAAVAQASGKAGETTGAAAEAKSGAVAGDSEIKPATKSADSGPAVSRLAAESGVDPSKVAASGKDGRVTKGDMLAAIATGPAVAASAPAAPVQVRAPSPVDDASREERVKMTKLRQTIARRLKDAQATAAMLTTFNEVDMSAVMALRNQYKDVFEKKHGVKLGFMGFFVKACVQALKEIPSVNAEIDGTDIIYKNYYHVAVAVGTDKGLVVPVVRDADQLSIAGVEKAIGVLGKKAREGALKIEDMQGGTFTISNGGVYGSLMSTPILNAPQSAILGMHKIQERPMVVGGQIVVRPMMYLAVSYDHRIIDGKEAVTFLVRIKEALEDPARLVLDL